In a genomic window of Paramicrobacterium chengjingii:
- the gyrA gene encoding DNA gyrase subunit A produces the protein MTPENEAGEGESFGVHGRIDQVDLQLEMQRSYLDYAMSVIVGRALPEVRDGMKPVHRRVIYAMFDGGYRPDKAFSKCARVVGDVMGNFHPHGDTAIYDALVRLVQPWSLRYPLALGQGNFGSPGNDGAAAPRYTETKMAPLALEMVRDIDEDTVDFQDNYDGRTREPTILPSRFPNLLVNGSVGIAVGMATNIPPHNLREVSSGALWHLENPDASREELLEALMQRIKGPDFPTGAQILGVKGIHDAYRTGRGSITMRAVVNVEEIQGRTCLVVTELPYQVNPDNLAIKIAEMIKEGRLSGIADLRDETSGRTGQRLVIVLKRDAVAKVVLNNLYKHTQLQENFGANMLAIVDGVPRTLALDGFITAWVAHQIEVIVRRTQYRLKKAEADAHIQRGYVKALDALDEVIALIRRSPTVDEAREGLIELLDIDQLQADAILAMQLRRLAALERQKIIDRLVEIEKDIAEYKSILADEVRQRTIVSEELTEIVDRFGDDRRTEILFGYDGDMSIEDLIPEEEMVVSVTRGGYVKRTRSDNYRSQHRGGKGVRGAQLRADDVVEHFFVTTTHHWLLFFTNKGRVYRAKTYELQEASRDAKGQHVANFLALQPDEEIAQILDIRDYEAAEYLALATRSGLVKKTRLTDYDTNRTGGIIAINLREGDELVSALLVNSDTDIMLVSRQGMSLRFTATDEALRPMGRSTSGVKGMSFREGDELLSASWVPDDGGWYMFVTTEGGYAKRTHVDQYRLQNRGGLGIKVAKLHEDRGNLAGALIVGDDDEVLVVLASGKVVRSAVAEVPAKGRDTMGVVFARFAENDRILALAKNSDRQLENEESEDDAETAQAEAVESEGANAPEPPKQEE, from the coding sequence TCGACTACGCCATGAGCGTGATCGTCGGCCGCGCGCTTCCCGAGGTGCGTGACGGCATGAAGCCGGTTCACCGCCGCGTGATCTACGCCATGTTCGATGGCGGGTACCGGCCGGACAAGGCATTCTCGAAGTGCGCTCGTGTTGTCGGTGACGTCATGGGTAACTTCCACCCACACGGCGACACGGCGATCTACGACGCTTTGGTTCGTCTGGTTCAGCCGTGGAGCCTTCGCTACCCGCTCGCACTCGGCCAGGGAAACTTCGGTTCACCTGGCAACGACGGCGCGGCGGCCCCTCGGTACACCGAGACGAAGATGGCTCCGCTCGCACTCGAGATGGTGCGTGACATTGACGAAGACACCGTCGACTTCCAAGACAACTACGACGGCCGCACGCGCGAGCCGACGATTCTGCCATCGCGGTTCCCGAACCTGCTTGTGAACGGTTCGGTGGGTATCGCCGTCGGTATGGCGACGAACATTCCGCCGCACAACCTCCGCGAGGTCTCGTCGGGCGCTCTGTGGCACCTCGAGAACCCGGATGCTTCGCGTGAAGAGCTACTCGAGGCTCTCATGCAGCGCATCAAGGGTCCTGACTTCCCGACCGGCGCGCAGATTCTGGGCGTCAAGGGCATTCACGACGCGTACAGAACGGGTCGTGGTTCCATCACGATGAGGGCCGTCGTCAACGTTGAGGAGATTCAGGGCCGCACCTGCCTCGTCGTGACCGAGCTTCCGTACCAGGTGAACCCCGACAACCTTGCGATCAAGATTGCGGAGATGATCAAGGAGGGCCGGCTCAGCGGCATCGCCGACCTACGCGACGAAACGTCGGGCCGTACGGGTCAGCGACTCGTCATCGTCCTTAAGCGGGATGCTGTCGCCAAGGTTGTTCTGAATAACCTGTACAAGCACACGCAGCTGCAGGAGAACTTCGGCGCCAACATGCTGGCGATCGTCGACGGCGTGCCACGCACTCTTGCCCTCGACGGATTCATCACAGCCTGGGTTGCGCACCAGATCGAAGTGATCGTGCGTCGCACGCAGTACCGACTCAAGAAGGCGGAAGCTGACGCGCACATCCAGCGTGGTTATGTGAAAGCTCTCGACGCGCTTGACGAGGTTATCGCGCTCATTCGTCGGTCTCCAACCGTCGACGAAGCGCGTGAGGGTCTGATCGAGCTTCTCGACATTGATCAGCTGCAGGCGGATGCCATCTTGGCGATGCAGCTTCGCCGACTTGCTGCGCTTGAGCGCCAGAAGATCATCGACCGGCTCGTCGAGATCGAGAAAGACATTGCCGAGTACAAGTCGATCCTCGCCGATGAAGTACGTCAGCGCACCATCGTCTCTGAGGAGCTCACCGAGATCGTCGACCGTTTCGGCGATGACCGGCGCACCGAGATTCTCTTCGGATACGACGGTGACATGTCGATCGAAGACCTCATTCCTGAGGAGGAGATGGTGGTCTCCGTGACGCGTGGCGGGTACGTCAAGCGCACGCGCAGTGACAACTACCGCTCACAGCACCGTGGCGGAAAAGGCGTTCGCGGTGCGCAGCTGCGTGCCGATGACGTTGTCGAGCACTTCTTCGTGACCACCACTCACCACTGGCTACTCTTCTTCACGAACAAGGGGCGCGTGTATCGGGCGAAGACGTATGAGCTGCAGGAGGCCAGTCGTGATGCGAAGGGTCAGCACGTGGCTAACTTCCTCGCGCTGCAGCCTGATGAGGAGATCGCTCAGATTCTCGACATTCGCGACTATGAAGCCGCGGAGTACCTCGCTCTCGCCACGCGCTCGGGCCTGGTGAAGAAGACGCGTCTCACCGATTACGACACCAACCGCACCGGTGGCATTATCGCGATCAATCTGCGTGAGGGTGACGAGCTCGTTTCTGCGCTGCTGGTGAATTCCGACACTGACATCATGCTTGTGTCGCGCCAGGGAATGTCGCTGCGTTTCACGGCGACCGACGAGGCACTTCGCCCCATGGGGCGTTCGACGTCTGGTGTGAAGGGCATGTCGTTCCGTGAGGGCGATGAGCTTCTCTCGGCATCCTGGGTTCCTGATGACGGCGGCTGGTACATGTTTGTAACTACCGAAGGTGGTTATGCCAAGCGCACGCATGTGGACCAGTACCGGCTGCAGAACCGCGGTGGGCTGGGCATTAAGGTGGCGAAACTTCACGAAGATCGAGGCAATCTCGCGGGTGCTTTGATCGTCGGAGATGACGACGAAGTTTTGGTGGTTCTTGCCAGCGGCAAGGTGGTACGCTCTGCCGTGGCCGAGGTTCCTGCAAAGGGACGAGACACAATGGGAGTGGTCTTCGCGCGGTTCGCGGAGAATGACCGCATTCTTGCGTTGGCCAAGAACAGCGATAGACAGCTTGAGAATGAGGAGTCGGAAGACGACGCGGAGACTGCACAAGCGGAAGCCGTCGAGTCTGAGGGAGCTAACGCACCTGAGCCTCCGAAACAGGAAGAGTAA
- a CDS encoding DUF3566 domain-containing protein produces MTSVADKLAKKSARKPSSKQVRLKLVYIDFWSALKLSFLIAIAVAIITVVFFFLVFTVLDATGVFDQVSSLYKEVTGSKDGLETIIGLGRVMGFALVVAILNLVIVTVLGALAAALYNLAVKITGGLLVGFTNN; encoded by the coding sequence ATGACAAGCGTTGCCGACAAGCTGGCTAAGAAGTCAGCGCGAAAGCCGTCGAGTAAGCAGGTGCGCCTGAAGCTCGTATATATCGACTTCTGGTCGGCACTGAAACTGTCGTTCCTGATAGCAATCGCAGTGGCCATTATCACTGTCGTGTTCTTCTTCTTGGTGTTCACCGTTCTCGACGCAACAGGTGTCTTCGATCAGGTGTCGAGTCTCTACAAAGAGGTAACCGGATCGAAGGATGGCCTCGAGACCATCATCGGTCTGGGCCGAGTGATGGGCTTTGCTCTTGTCGTGGCGATTCTGAACCTGGTGATCGTCACTGTTCTCGGGGCTCTTGCCGCTGCGTTGTACAACTTGGCAGTCAAGATTACGGGCGGACTGCTCGTCGGTTTCACGAACAACTGA
- a CDS encoding dihydrofolate reductase family protein, translating to MTRVIVHATVTVDGFLAEPDGGLDWMFGRPSSPDDDAVVAKVLDRIGAVVGGANKTQTIEDGEIPYGGTIMAPVFLMTHSAHDPIERDGIKYTFVVEDIAQAVELSKQAAGDKWVSLLGGSISRQCLLLGLVDELHLDIAPVLLGKGISLFAGLGQRIELERIETSAFASESHHRYRVLR from the coding sequence ATGACTCGTGTGATCGTGCACGCGACGGTGACCGTTGACGGATTCCTCGCCGAGCCCGACGGCGGACTCGACTGGATGTTCGGCCGTCCCTCCAGCCCCGACGACGACGCCGTCGTCGCGAAAGTCCTGGATCGCATCGGCGCTGTGGTCGGTGGAGCGAACAAGACGCAGACTATTGAGGATGGCGAGATACCCTACGGCGGCACCATAATGGCACCGGTCTTTCTCATGACCCACAGCGCTCACGACCCGATCGAGCGAGACGGCATCAAGTACACCTTCGTCGTCGAGGACATCGCACAAGCGGTCGAGTTGTCGAAGCAGGCGGCCGGTGACAAGTGGGTCAGCCTCCTTGGGGGAAGCATCTCCCGGCAGTGCCTCCTACTCGGGCTCGTCGACGAGCTGCACCTTGACATCGCACCGGTCCTTCTCGGCAAAGGTATTTCACTATTCGCCGGTCTTGGCCAGCGCATCGAACTCGAACGCATCGAGACCTCAGCTTTCGCCAGCGAATCCCACCACCGTTACCGCGTCCTCCGTTAG
- a CDS encoding winged helix-turn-helix transcriptional regulator, with amino-acid sequence MPSAPRSGCAINAAVEVLGDPWAVLVLRDIMFGNRRHFRELLAGSEEGIASNILSSRLKRLTEQGLLSRATARRGQRALYSLTEAGIQVLPIMVALGNWGLDHRDGDKRLRVRAELLRDGGPALIEAMMDELREIHQGIPRPDPDAPRPSEQLQTAYAAAVRD; translated from the coding sequence ATGCCGAGTGCACCACGGTCGGGCTGCGCGATTAACGCCGCTGTTGAAGTCTTGGGCGATCCTTGGGCAGTGTTGGTGCTCAGGGATATCATGTTCGGCAATAGGCGCCACTTTCGCGAGTTGCTTGCTGGGTCCGAAGAGGGCATCGCCAGCAACATCCTGAGCAGCAGACTCAAACGACTGACGGAGCAGGGCCTGCTCAGCCGAGCGACGGCGCGACGCGGTCAACGTGCCCTGTACTCGCTGACGGAGGCCGGAATCCAGGTACTTCCGATCATGGTCGCGCTCGGAAACTGGGGCCTAGATCATCGCGACGGTGACAAGCGCCTGCGCGTTCGTGCCGAACTTCTCCGAGATGGAGGTCCGGCACTTATTGAGGCGATGATGGATGAGCTCCGGGAGATTCATCAGGGCATCCCGCGACCCGACCCTGACGCGCCGCGTCCGAGCGAGCAGCTCCAGACGGCCTATGCCGCCGCCGTCCGCGATTAG
- a CDS encoding dihydrofolate reductase family protein — protein MRPLRYSINVTLDGCCHHEAGLAPDEESMQYWTAEMERADALLYGRVTYQMMESAWRKPATGAWPGWMGDWEIPFAEAIDRAKKYVVSSTLDVADWNSELLRGDVEQAVRQLKQEPGEGLWVGGVTLPLALADHGLIDEYEFVVHPVLAGHGPTLLAGLSERVRLELVDRRDFRSGAVAMRYRPTQQTE, from the coding sequence ATGAGACCACTTCGATACTCGATCAACGTCACCCTCGACGGATGCTGCCATCACGAAGCGGGCCTCGCCCCGGATGAGGAATCGATGCAGTACTGGACTGCAGAGATGGAACGAGCCGATGCCCTGCTCTACGGCAGGGTGACCTACCAGATGATGGAGTCGGCGTGGCGAAAGCCAGCCACGGGAGCGTGGCCAGGCTGGATGGGTGATTGGGAGATCCCCTTCGCCGAAGCCATTGACCGGGCGAAGAAGTACGTCGTATCCAGCACTCTGGACGTGGCCGACTGGAACTCAGAGCTACTGCGGGGCGATGTGGAGCAGGCGGTTCGGCAACTCAAGCAGGAGCCAGGCGAGGGCCTGTGGGTCGGTGGTGTAACACTGCCGCTGGCTTTGGCAGATCACGGGTTAATCGACGAGTACGAGTTCGTCGTGCACCCCGTTCTCGCCGGACACGGACCGACGCTGCTCGCAGGGCTGAGTGAGCGGGTCCGCCTTGAGCTTGTGGATCGCCGCGACTTCCGGTCCGGCGCGGTCGCAATGAGATATCGGCCCACGCAACAGACGGAATGA
- a CDS encoding dihydrofolate reductase family protein, translated as MGKLVVWNIASVDGYFEGAQQWDLRLHEHIWGEDLRQLSLRFGEELGLLVFGRVTYEGMAAHWPDADDESEIAEYMNAAPKLVASRTLTTATWHNTEVAADIVDELSRRKRVDERPIYVFGSALLTDSLLQAGLVDELLIGIAPVILGEGTPLFKPAASPLPLQLVEARAIDTGGVLLRYAVPSAEQTSRIERHAERDV; from the coding sequence ATGGGGAAACTGGTTGTCTGGAACATCGCGTCTGTTGATGGCTACTTCGAGGGCGCGCAACAGTGGGATCTCCGTCTCCACGAGCACATCTGGGGCGAAGACCTCAGGCAACTCAGCCTGAGGTTCGGTGAAGAACTCGGTCTACTGGTGTTCGGTCGCGTCACCTACGAGGGAATGGCCGCCCACTGGCCTGACGCCGATGACGAGTCCGAGATCGCCGAGTACATGAATGCCGCGCCGAAACTCGTCGCCTCACGAACACTCACCACGGCAACATGGCACAACACTGAGGTCGCTGCTGATATTGTCGACGAGCTCTCTCGACGCAAGCGGGTAGATGAACGGCCGATCTATGTCTTCGGCAGTGCTCTGCTCACCGACTCTCTTCTCCAAGCCGGCCTCGTCGACGAACTCCTCATCGGCATTGCGCCCGTGATACTCGGCGAAGGCACGCCGTTGTTCAAGCCGGCCGCCTCCCCCCTCCCCCTCCAGCTCGTCGAGGCGCGTGCGATCGACACCGGAGGTGTGCTGCTCAGATACGCCGTGCCAAGCGCAGAACAAACGTCACGCATCGAACGGCACGCTGAGCGCGACGTTTGA
- a CDS encoding putative immunity protein, whose protein sequence is MSSPQSLSEAERRLVATWAADCAERVLPLFTVEAPDDDRARDGITRARSFGHGERDTADEIRNRFVAGRAAQSARSPEAIAAARSAGQASGVAHMAAHALGAAAYAAKAASLSANVQDAARREEVRWQLAHMSDDVRGALARLPLLGENSSGPLGHGLLTSGALATTIREIQQYISSDATAT, encoded by the coding sequence ATGTCATCTCCACAATCACTCAGCGAAGCAGAGCGGCGTCTCGTCGCAACATGGGCGGCAGACTGCGCCGAGCGGGTACTGCCGTTGTTCACCGTTGAGGCCCCGGATGATGACCGAGCGCGCGACGGCATCACGCGTGCTCGGTCCTTCGGGCACGGAGAACGTGACACCGCCGACGAGATTCGGAACCGATTTGTCGCTGGTCGCGCGGCCCAATCGGCACGATCACCAGAGGCAATCGCGGCCGCCCGCTCAGCTGGACAGGCGTCGGGGGTTGCGCACATGGCCGCCCACGCCCTGGGGGCAGCCGCATATGCGGCGAAGGCAGCGTCGCTTTCTGCGAATGTTCAGGATGCTGCGCGCAGGGAGGAGGTTCGTTGGCAACTGGCGCACATGTCGGACGACGTTCGTGGTGCCCTTGCACGTTTGCCGCTGCTCGGGGAAAATTCGTCCGGGCCGTTGGGGCACGGTCTCCTGACATCGGGCGCGCTCGCCACGACGATTCGAGAAATTCAGCAATACATCTCATCCGACGCTACTGCTACGTAG
- a CDS encoding DUF1772 domain-containing protein encodes MNWLEICAVVIVGFVGCAEFGSAVLVHPVIRTLAPDHQLTFEKGLLKTFGRVMPVGMTIATVLAVIVAVDSAGMWLITAAVALGIALVVTIVGNVPINTRTGRINQETAPAGFIALRRRWDVFQLTRASLQLLGFVLLTIGVVGT; translated from the coding sequence ATGAACTGGCTTGAAATCTGCGCTGTCGTGATCGTCGGATTCGTCGGCTGTGCCGAGTTCGGGTCTGCCGTTCTGGTGCACCCCGTCATTCGGACGCTCGCGCCGGACCACCAATTGACATTCGAGAAGGGTCTTCTGAAGACGTTTGGTCGAGTGATGCCTGTCGGGATGACGATCGCAACCGTTCTAGCCGTCATCGTTGCCGTTGACTCTGCGGGCATGTGGCTCATCACTGCCGCTGTGGCGCTTGGAATTGCGCTCGTGGTCACGATCGTGGGCAACGTGCCGATCAATACCCGTACCGGACGCATCAACCAGGAGACCGCGCCAGCCGGCTTTATTGCTCTTCGGCGCCGGTGGGACGTCTTCCAACTCACGCGAGCCTCGCTTCAGCTCTTAGGCTTTGTGCTCCTGACGATCGGCGTCGTGGGAACGTAA
- a CDS encoding flotillin family protein: protein MEYAIAGGVLVLVGIIAAIVIVVLIIALIIAKMWIKVARSDEALVVSGKSKKNKDESSLAVIVNGKALVNPLTQRHEIISLRSRQVSMQAEAQSYDGVTLEVEAVAMVKIGSTKQLVQRAAERFASQDKAIEQFTTEQLEGALRGIVATLAVVSLMRDRKKFSDQIAADVSGELADQGLILDSFQIKGITDDLGYIASLGAPEVQSKRQAAEIAATNAERAIRKQQITNDEANLVEQTAYDKNEADSKAEVGQANARAEQAEALARVEARQDVLQQEAENKQAQLDADVKRVADAAQYEKEREADAKAYTQVKAAEAEVKIAESEAAAIRERASAEADSVRLAGEAKGEAIRAEAEALHENLEGIIAQHALDILPDLMERFAQGYSRIGTISVIGSGSDSSPAGSQFSGESASAMRGVFESVKEATGVDLAGVIQGRVTGSAIGDALRESSAPSPEPEKPRHVSSPSEMAPDAANLSDSATDNSADSDGEPPVSES from the coding sequence ATGGAATACGCCATAGCGGGCGGCGTCTTGGTACTGGTCGGGATCATCGCGGCGATTGTCATCGTCGTTCTGATAATCGCCCTGATTATCGCGAAGATGTGGATCAAAGTCGCTCGATCGGATGAGGCGCTCGTCGTCTCGGGGAAGTCGAAGAAGAACAAAGACGAGTCATCGCTCGCCGTCATTGTGAACGGCAAGGCGCTCGTCAACCCACTGACACAACGTCACGAGATCATCTCTCTGCGCTCGCGCCAGGTTTCAATGCAGGCAGAGGCCCAATCGTATGATGGCGTCACCCTCGAGGTCGAGGCCGTCGCGATGGTCAAGATCGGTTCGACCAAGCAACTCGTGCAAAGGGCGGCCGAGCGCTTTGCGTCGCAAGACAAGGCGATCGAGCAATTCACAACCGAGCAGCTTGAGGGCGCGCTCCGTGGCATCGTGGCGACCCTCGCGGTCGTCAGCCTGATGCGCGACCGCAAGAAGTTCTCGGACCAGATCGCTGCGGACGTCTCGGGCGAGCTCGCCGATCAGGGACTGATCCTCGACTCGTTCCAGATCAAGGGGATCACCGACGATCTCGGCTACATCGCCTCGCTTGGTGCACCTGAGGTGCAGTCGAAGCGTCAGGCGGCCGAGATCGCCGCGACGAACGCCGAGCGTGCGATCCGAAAGCAGCAGATCACCAACGACGAGGCAAACCTTGTCGAGCAAACGGCGTACGACAAGAACGAGGCGGACTCCAAGGCCGAGGTCGGTCAGGCGAACGCCAGAGCCGAGCAAGCCGAAGCGCTCGCACGCGTTGAGGCTCGGCAGGACGTTCTGCAGCAGGAAGCAGAGAACAAGCAGGCCCAGCTGGATGCAGACGTGAAGCGTGTCGCCGACGCCGCCCAATACGAGAAGGAGCGCGAGGCAGACGCGAAGGCGTACACCCAGGTCAAGGCAGCCGAGGCCGAAGTGAAGATCGCCGAGAGCGAAGCCGCGGCAATTCGAGAGCGCGCCTCTGCTGAAGCAGACTCGGTGCGGCTGGCCGGTGAGGCCAAGGGTGAGGCAATCCGAGCCGAGGCCGAGGCTCTGCACGAGAACCTTGAGGGCATCATCGCCCAGCACGCTCTCGACATTCTGCCCGACCTCATGGAGCGGTTCGCTCAGGGCTACTCGCGGATTGGGACGATCAGCGTCATCGGCTCGGGTTCTGACTCGTCACCCGCCGGCAGCCAGTTCTCGGGCGAGTCGGCATCGGCGATGCGAGGTGTCTTCGAGTCCGTCAAGGAAGCGACGGGCGTCGATCTCGCGGGCGTCATTCAGGGGCGAGTCACGGGCAGCGCAATCGGTGATGCACTGCGCGAGTCGTCGGCACCATCACCCGAGCCGGAGAAGCCACGGCACGTCTCATCGCCAAGCGAAATGGCACCGGATGCCGCGAATCTCTCCGATTCTGCAACGGACAACTCGGCGGATTCCGATGGTGAGCCGCCGGTCAGCGAGAGCTGA
- a CDS encoding GlcG/HbpS family heme-binding protein, translating into MSVTLEDARRVIAAAERRADEIGQPMNIAVVDAGGNLVAHVRQDGAWIGSVDISISKAWTSRAFDIATKDLGENSQPTQQFFGIHATNNGKVAIFAGGIPLTQDGTVVGAVGVSGGSGDQDQTVAEAGVAGF; encoded by the coding sequence ATGTCAGTCACTCTCGAGGATGCTCGTCGAGTCATCGCCGCCGCCGAGCGTCGTGCAGATGAGATCGGCCAGCCGATGAACATTGCCGTCGTTGATGCCGGGGGAAATCTCGTCGCCCATGTGCGCCAAGACGGAGCGTGGATCGGCAGCGTCGACATCTCGATCAGTAAGGCCTGGACGTCGAGAGCGTTTGACATTGCGACGAAAGATCTCGGTGAGAACTCGCAGCCAACGCAGCAGTTCTTCGGCATCCACGCCACAAACAACGGAAAGGTTGCGATCTTCGCCGGCGGCATACCGCTGACGCAGGATGGCACTGTCGTCGGGGCAGTCGGCGTCAGCGGCGGCTCTGGCGATCAAGACCAGACGGTCGCAGAGGCCGGCGTCGCCGGGTTCTGA
- the fdhA gene encoding formaldehyde dehydrogenase, glutathione-independent, which yields MTENRAVAYKGTGVVEVVDTPYPTFELKDGPGVNPANVGRKVPHGAILRTVATNICGSDQHMVRGRTTAPEGLILGHEITGEVVEVGPGVEFIKVGDIVSVPFNIACGRCRNCKEGKTGICLNVNPDRPGSAYGYVDMGGWVGGQAEFVLVPYADWNLLKFPDRDQALDKILDLTMLSDIFPTGFHGAYTAGVGPGSTVYIAGAGPVGLAAAVGAQLLGAAAVIVGDLNEDRLAQARSFGCETVDISTGDPKDQIEQILGFPEVDAAVDAVGFEARGHGADSAHEAPATVLNSLFDVTAAGGALGIPGLYVTGDPGGVDEAAQQGSLSLRLGLGWAKSLSFTTGQCPVMKYNRQLMMAILHDKVQIAKAVKATPISLEDAPRGYAEFDQGAAQKYVLNPNGYITTS from the coding sequence ATGACTGAGAATCGCGCGGTAGCGTACAAGGGAACAGGAGTCGTCGAAGTCGTCGACACCCCCTACCCCACATTTGAACTCAAAGACGGCCCCGGCGTGAATCCGGCGAACGTAGGACGCAAAGTTCCCCACGGCGCCATTCTGCGCACGGTGGCCACGAACATCTGCGGGTCGGACCAGCACATGGTCCGCGGTCGCACGACGGCGCCCGAAGGACTCATTCTCGGACACGAGATCACCGGAGAAGTGGTCGAAGTAGGCCCGGGCGTCGAGTTCATCAAGGTCGGCGACATCGTGTCCGTTCCCTTCAATATTGCCTGTGGCCGATGCCGCAACTGTAAGGAGGGCAAGACCGGAATCTGCCTCAACGTCAACCCCGACCGGCCAGGCAGCGCTTACGGCTACGTCGACATGGGCGGATGGGTCGGCGGGCAAGCCGAGTTTGTACTCGTGCCCTATGCCGACTGGAACCTGCTGAAGTTTCCCGACCGCGACCAGGCTCTCGACAAGATTCTTGACCTGACGATGCTGTCCGACATCTTCCCCACCGGCTTCCACGGTGCCTACACGGCAGGAGTTGGACCAGGCTCGACTGTATACATTGCCGGCGCGGGGCCCGTTGGCCTTGCCGCGGCCGTCGGAGCTCAGTTGCTCGGAGCCGCAGCCGTGATCGTCGGCGATCTCAACGAGGACCGTCTCGCTCAGGCGCGATCGTTTGGGTGCGAGACAGTTGATATTTCGACGGGGGACCCGAAAGATCAGATTGAGCAGATTCTCGGGTTCCCCGAGGTGGATGCCGCGGTCGACGCCGTGGGATTCGAAGCGCGCGGGCATGGCGCCGATTCGGCGCATGAAGCCCCTGCCACGGTGCTCAACTCGCTGTTCGACGTCACGGCGGCCGGTGGTGCCCTCGGCATCCCCGGGCTCTACGTCACGGGTGACCCGGGCGGCGTCGACGAGGCGGCCCAGCAAGGGTCACTGTCGCTGCGCCTTGGCCTCGGCTGGGCGAAGTCACTGTCGTTCACGACCGGTCAATGCCCGGTGATGAAGTACAACCGACAGCTCATGATGGCGATCCTTCACGACAAGGTGCAGATCGCCAAGGCAGTGAAAGCTACACCGATCTCGCTCGAAGACGCCCCTCGAGGGTATGCCGAGTTCGACCAGGGCGCCGCGCAGAAGTACGTGCTCAACCCCAACGGCTACATCACAACATCCTGA
- a CDS encoding helix-turn-helix transcriptional regulator, with amino-acid sequence MSTVQPNDSFLRGLVDLMSMPTRDIPRGLSALLTPHLAHSALIILTADGAGGHRQEVGDPAFLAGVTALELDQMRRDAPNVESVKRTTLQMRDGLRPALHAHARNGALLLIADPGSSDADDLVLATWNIVALYVQKRADEGSPHYLQHARAAAGVRMEALTELSDEYSTTLESVLSALRSTLLDDASARNRAIALASGGLVHLRTATDKARTFTEEPVTTAFARLQDDLRPITRYLDIDVQFVEPPADGRPLPGEVAHGARAVVRGTILALTDLPDVSKVRVQWDCDGTNLLVNVRDDGPGDHSETSTLLRFVRERVRALDGHLAVDATPGWGTEMAIVVPLDPPSSGIVSSAMANLRPREIQVIDLLAAGHRNRSIAERLGISENTVKFHVSRILRKLGASSRSEAISMLYADRRA; translated from the coding sequence ATGTCCACAGTGCAACCGAACGATTCGTTTCTGCGCGGGCTCGTTGATCTGATGAGCATGCCCACGCGCGACATTCCGCGTGGGCTCTCGGCACTGCTGACCCCACACCTTGCGCACTCGGCGCTGATCATCTTGACGGCAGACGGAGCAGGAGGGCATCGGCAGGAAGTCGGCGATCCAGCGTTTCTCGCTGGGGTCACGGCGCTGGAGCTGGATCAAATGCGAAGGGACGCTCCGAATGTCGAGTCGGTTAAGCGAACGACTCTGCAAATGCGGGATGGGCTGAGGCCCGCACTCCACGCTCACGCGCGAAATGGCGCACTGTTGCTCATCGCCGATCCGGGGTCTTCCGATGCCGATGATCTTGTGTTGGCTACGTGGAACATTGTCGCGCTTTACGTGCAGAAGCGTGCGGACGAAGGGTCACCGCACTACCTGCAGCACGCGCGCGCGGCAGCTGGCGTGCGAATGGAAGCGCTCACTGAGTTGTCTGACGAGTATTCGACGACGCTGGAGTCGGTGCTCTCGGCGCTGCGCTCCACGCTTCTCGATGATGCTTCAGCGCGCAATCGCGCAATTGCCCTAGCATCGGGAGGGCTCGTTCACCTGCGCACGGCGACAGATAAAGCACGCACCTTCACGGAAGAGCCGGTCACGACGGCGTTTGCGCGACTACAAGACGACCTGCGCCCGATTACCCGGTATCTTGACATTGACGTGCAGTTCGTCGAGCCTCCGGCCGATGGTCGGCCCCTGCCCGGTGAGGTTGCACACGGTGCTCGAGCCGTCGTGCGGGGAACGATTCTCGCGTTGACCGATCTTCCTGATGTTTCGAAGGTGCGGGTGCAGTGGGATTGCGACGGCACGAATCTGCTGGTGAATGTGCGAGACGATGGACCAGGCGATCATTCCGAGACCAGCACCCTGCTGCGCTTCGTTCGCGAACGCGTGCGTGCTCTCGACGGACACCTCGCCGTCGACGCGACACCGGGGTGGGGAACCGAGATGGCCATCGTTGTTCCGCTCGACCCGCCGAGTTCCGGCATCGTATCGTCGGCGATGGCCAACTTGAGACCGCGCGAGATTCAGGTGATCGATCTGCTCGCCGCCGGGCACCGCAATCGCTCCATTGCTGAGCGCCTGGGCATCAGCGAGAACACGGTGAAGTTTCACGTGTCGCGAATTCTTCGCAAACTCGGGGCGTCATCGCGATCCGAGGCGATCTCCATGCTTTACGCTGACCGTCGTGCTTGA